In one window of Tenacibaculum mesophilum DNA:
- the gldJ gene encoding gliding motility lipoprotein GldJ — translation MKSTLKLFSLLAITSLLITSCKSNGGGSSKSSLTGWNFNDPNYGGYLKGEYKEGKNVPPGMVHIEGGTFTMGLVQDDVMFDWNTTPQKMHVRTFYMDETEVTNAEYGLFMQYTKDVFPPEDPQFKNIYPSVLPDTLVWRKGLGNTNLLSESYLRHPSYAEYPVVGVSWIQANKYCKWRTNAVNLKILMDKGVIKNIFKEDSISFKGENNFDTDTYLTDPYAIFDGDSTIYKKGIPVPKVKGEPKPEKGTFTGRQVTSSDGILSQKFRLPTEVEWEYAAKAIFENREYNNIRGRKKYAWSGKYTRDRDKRRRGDQLANFKQGKGDYSGIAGWSSDGSDIPNAVRSYPPNAFGLYDMSGNVSEWVEDVYRPIIDSEANDFNYFRGNIFTKKLINEEGKVVIVGDGEVEYDTLENGRIVPKDLPGSVKYIPITKEDTYMRRNYNLANNSSLGDGDQASSKFYGLDKDQLDRTKRMYNSPQKPEAEIDTLGNVVNNYKYDDKRRTTLISDKSRVYKGGSWADREYWLDPAQRRYFPEYMATNYIGFRCATDKMGPMVLNKRKTATPDRAR, via the coding sequence ATGAAAAGTACGTTGAAATTATTTAGTTTATTGGCGATCACTAGTTTATTAATTACTTCTTGTAAAAGTAATGGAGGTGGGTCGAGTAAATCTTCATTAACTGGTTGGAACTTTAATGACCCAAACTATGGAGGATATTTAAAGGGAGAGTATAAAGAAGGAAAAAATGTACCACCAGGGATGGTTCACATAGAAGGAGGTACTTTCACCATGGGATTAGTACAAGATGATGTTATGTTTGATTGGAATACAACTCCACAAAAAATGCATGTTCGTACTTTTTACATGGATGAAACAGAGGTAACGAATGCAGAATATGGGTTATTTATGCAGTATACTAAAGATGTTTTTCCTCCAGAAGATCCACAGTTTAAAAACATTTACCCTTCGGTATTACCAGATACTTTGGTATGGAGGAAAGGATTAGGGAATACGAATCTTTTATCAGAGAGTTATTTAAGACACCCTTCTTATGCTGAATATCCAGTTGTAGGTGTTAGTTGGATTCAAGCAAATAAATATTGTAAGTGGCGTACCAATGCTGTTAACTTGAAAATTTTAATGGATAAAGGTGTTATAAAAAACATTTTTAAAGAAGATTCTATAAGCTTTAAAGGAGAAAATAATTTTGATACCGATACTTATTTAACAGATCCTTACGCGATATTCGACGGAGACTCTACAATTTATAAAAAGGGTATACCAGTTCCAAAGGTAAAAGGAGAACCAAAACCAGAAAAAGGAACCTTCACAGGTAGACAGGTTACATCTTCAGATGGTATTTTATCTCAAAAATTCAGACTGCCTACTGAGGTAGAATGGGAATATGCTGCAAAAGCTATTTTTGAAAACCGTGAATATAATAATATTAGAGGAAGAAAAAAATATGCTTGGAGTGGAAAGTATACTCGTGACAGAGATAAGAGAAGAAGAGGAGATCAATTAGCTAACTTTAAGCAAGGAAAAGGAGATTATAGTGGTATTGCTGGATGGAGTAGTGATGGATCAGATATTCCTAATGCAGTAAGAAGTTACCCTCCTAATGCTTTTGGACTATATGATATGTCTGGTAATGTTTCTGAATGGGTAGAAGATGTGTATAGACCAATTATCGATTCTGAAGCAAATGACTTTAATTATTTTAGAGGTAACATTTTTACTAAAAAATTAATCAATGAAGAGGGTAAAGTTGTTATTGTGGGTGATGGTGAAGTAGAGTATGATACTTTAGAAAACGGTAGAATTGTTCCTAAAGATTTACCGGGAAGTGTTAAGTATATTCCTATTACTAAAGAAGATACTTACATGAGAAGAAATTATAACTTAGCTAACAATTCTAGTTTAGGTGATGGAGATCAGGCTTCTTCTAAGTTCTATGGATTAGATAAAGATCAATTAGATCGTACAAAAAGAATGTATAACTCTCCTCAAAAGCCAGAAGCTGAAATTGACACATTAGGTAATGTGGTTAATAATTATAAATATGATGATAAGAGAAGAACTACATTAATTAGTGATAAGTCTAGAGTATATAAAGGTGGTTCTTGGGCTGACAGAGAGTACTGGTTAGATCCAGCTCAAAGAAGATATTTCCCAGAATATATGGCAACAAACTACATAGGGTTTAGATGTGCTACAGATAAAATGGGACCAATGGTGCTAAATAAAAGAAAAACAGCTACACCAGATAGAGCTAGATAA
- a CDS encoding UDP-N-acetylmuramoyl-tripeptide--D-alanyl-D-alanine ligase, with product MKIEELYSLYITHGLVDTDTRTIRKNTLFFALKGENFNGNMFAEEAITNGASYAIIDEADYKTSEKLILVDNVLETLQKLANHHRNQLGIPVIALTGSNGKTTTKELINSVLSKKYKTTATLGNLNNHIGVPLTLLSMNKNTEVGIVEMGANHAKEIEFLSEIASPDYGYITNFGSAHLEGFGSLEGVVKAKSELYDYLRAKNKKVFVNPNDEKQIAKTKDIESITFDESIKFLEANPFVKLSYNNTEILSNLIGVYNFANISAAITIGNYFNVTTELIKEAIESYVPSNNRSQVINTKTNRIILDAYNANPTSMKAALESFSKLQANNKTIILGDMFELGKYSSNEHQSIVNFIKELNLDEAFLIGENFYKTTTKYKRFNGFYEFEEYIKNNQIESSTILVKGSRGMALERVVALF from the coding sequence ATGAAGATAGAAGAGTTATACAGTTTATATATCACACATGGTTTAGTAGATACAGATACTAGAACTATTAGAAAAAACACACTTTTTTTTGCATTAAAAGGAGAGAATTTTAATGGAAATATGTTTGCCGAAGAGGCAATAACTAATGGAGCTAGTTACGCAATAATTGATGAAGCTGATTATAAAACTTCAGAAAAATTAATTTTGGTTGATAATGTTTTGGAAACTCTACAAAAACTTGCAAATCATCATAGAAATCAATTAGGAATTCCTGTAATCGCATTAACAGGAAGTAATGGGAAAACAACAACAAAAGAATTGATAAATTCAGTTTTATCAAAAAAATATAAAACTACAGCAACTTTAGGAAATCTTAATAATCATATTGGTGTACCATTAACTTTATTGTCAATGAATAAGAATACAGAAGTTGGCATTGTAGAAATGGGAGCAAATCATGCTAAAGAAATTGAGTTTTTATCAGAAATAGCAAGCCCTGATTATGGGTATATAACAAATTTTGGAAGCGCACATTTAGAAGGTTTTGGTTCTTTAGAAGGTGTGGTAAAGGCTAAATCAGAATTATATGATTATTTGAGAGCCAAAAACAAAAAAGTTTTTGTTAATCCCAATGATGAAAAGCAGATAGCTAAAACAAAAGATATAGAGAGTATTACCTTTGATGAAAGCATAAAGTTTTTAGAGGCTAATCCATTTGTAAAGTTGTCGTATAATAATACAGAGATATTAAGTAATTTAATAGGAGTCTATAACTTTGCTAACATATCAGCGGCGATAACTATTGGTAATTACTTTAATGTAACAACAGAATTAATAAAAGAGGCAATTGAAAGTTACGTCCCTTCTAACAATAGGTCTCAGGTAATAAATACAAAAACTAATAGAATAATTCTAGATGCTTACAATGCTAACCCTACAAGTATGAAAGCAGCCTTAGAGAGTTTTAGTAAGCTGCAAGCTAATAATAAAACAATAATTTTAGGAGATATGTTTGAACTTGGAAAATATAGTTCAAACGAACACCAGAGTATTGTAAATTTTATAAAAGAATTAAACTTAGACGAAGCTTTCCTTATAGGTGAGAATTTTTATAAAACCACGACTAAGTATAAAAGGTTTAATGGGTTTTATGAGTTTGAAGAATATATAAAGAACAACCAAATTGAGAGTAGCACAATTTTAGTAAAAGGCTCTAGAGGTATGGCTTTAGAAAGAGTTGTAGCGCTTTTTTAA
- the ccsA gene encoding cytochrome c biogenesis protein CcsA, translating into MKKILDILYSTRLMAVLFFVFAIAMGIATFIENDYGTQTSKALVYNTWWFELIMVFFVINFFGNIFKYRLYKKEKWSVLLFHISFLLILIGAGITRYISYEGLMVIDEGETTNQFYSEHTYLNVIIDNGEFQKTTANKLLLSAWGKNSASFEENFQPKKAGKNHTVSFNLVDYIPWSETKMVLDENGTEHLFFVESSDGSRHEHYIKRGTIENIHNILVGFEAPNKEAASINFFYEDGSLKMISKNNGDWFRMADQKKGLIVKDSAQHFQLLTLHNVNGLQFVVPKSPEKGEIKTVRGKKDDKKYDTVIFDITTNGETERVEFYGGKFNVDNQQQFSIGNLNFRAWYGSKLLQTPFSVKLNDFQLEKYPGSESAAAYASEVTVIAPNETFDYRIFMNHILDYGGYKFFQSSYKIDGEHEQTHLSVNHDFWGTWVTYIGYFLLFFGLTASLFVKNTRFYDLKQSLVKIRNKKSKLSLIALFISLASYTQHKQHEPKQVSEAQIDSILIANKVDNKHADLFSSLVIQDAGGRMKPAHTFASELVRKVAHVDKFKDMDPSQILLSITESPMLWLNVPFVYLEKGNTQIREILGLSEDTEYARFIDFYNPDGSSKISKLVVEAEKKRIQNKFEQDAIKIERRVWLLSQALGGGILRIYPIPNDENNKWVSQPETLQANFKGTDSVFVRQSLPVYLQLLQASKKSGDYTETNKVLNGIKKFQQKFGSEVIPSKDKIDLEIAYNKLNIFVKLSKYYGYVSLLLIVFVFLQIFNNKPWVNYIVKILIGIVIFLFVFHVLGLTARWYISGNAPWSNAYESIIFVGLATMLFGLILGKKSSLTIAATTFLVSIILAFAHQNWLDPEIANLQPVLNSWWLYVHVSIIVAAYGPFFLGMILGVFALFLIVFTNKKNKKKMDLHIKELTIINEMALTVGLVMFTIGNFLGGMWANESWGRYWGWDPKETWALVSIMIYSFVLHMRLIPGLRGRYTFNLVSILAISSIMMTYMGVNFYLSGLHSYASGDKVVTPASVYYSLAFVAVLGTLAWIKNKKYYKK; encoded by the coding sequence ATGAAAAAAATCTTAGATATTCTCTACTCTACCCGTTTAATGGCTGTATTATTTTTTGTTTTTGCCATTGCCATGGGAATTGCCACTTTTATTGAAAACGATTACGGAACCCAAACCTCTAAAGCATTAGTGTACAATACTTGGTGGTTTGAGTTGATTATGGTGTTCTTTGTTATCAATTTTTTTGGAAATATTTTTAAGTACCGATTATACAAAAAAGAAAAATGGTCTGTGTTATTATTTCATATATCATTTCTATTAATCTTAATAGGCGCCGGTATTACTCGTTATATTAGTTATGAAGGTTTAATGGTTATTGATGAAGGAGAAACAACCAATCAATTTTATTCTGAGCACACCTACTTAAATGTCATTATTGACAATGGTGAATTTCAAAAAACTACTGCAAACAAATTACTTTTATCTGCTTGGGGTAAAAACTCTGCAAGTTTTGAAGAAAACTTTCAACCTAAAAAGGCAGGAAAAAATCATACGGTTTCTTTTAATTTAGTTGACTATATTCCTTGGTCTGAAACAAAAATGGTTTTAGACGAAAACGGAACAGAACATTTATTTTTTGTAGAAAGTTCTGATGGAAGCAGACACGAGCATTACATTAAGAGAGGAACTATTGAAAATATTCATAATATTTTAGTAGGCTTTGAAGCTCCTAATAAAGAGGCAGCTTCAATTAACTTCTTTTATGAAGACGGTAGCTTAAAAATGATTTCTAAAAATAATGGAGATTGGTTTAGAATGGCTGATCAAAAGAAAGGTTTAATAGTTAAAGATAGTGCTCAACATTTTCAATTATTAACACTTCACAACGTAAATGGATTACAATTTGTAGTCCCTAAGTCTCCAGAAAAAGGAGAGATTAAAACAGTTAGGGGTAAAAAAGATGATAAAAAATATGACACCGTAATTTTTGATATAACTACAAATGGAGAAACTGAACGTGTTGAGTTTTATGGAGGCAAGTTTAATGTAGACAACCAACAACAATTTAGTATTGGAAATTTAAATTTTAGAGCTTGGTATGGATCTAAATTGTTACAAACCCCTTTTAGCGTAAAATTAAATGATTTTCAATTAGAAAAATATCCAGGATCAGAAAGTGCTGCAGCTTATGCTAGTGAAGTTACTGTAATTGCTCCTAACGAAACATTCGATTATAGAATATTTATGAACCATATTTTAGATTACGGAGGGTATAAATTTTTCCAATCAAGTTATAAAATTGACGGTGAACACGAGCAAACACATTTATCTGTAAATCACGATTTTTGGGGTACTTGGGTCACGTACATTGGTTATTTCTTATTGTTCTTTGGTTTAACTGCTTCTTTATTTGTTAAAAATACTCGTTTTTACGACTTAAAACAATCATTAGTTAAAATACGAAACAAGAAATCCAAGCTATCTCTAATTGCTTTATTTATTTCTTTAGCTAGTTATACGCAACATAAACAACATGAACCAAAACAAGTTTCTGAAGCCCAAATTGATTCTATTTTAATCGCAAATAAAGTAGATAATAAACATGCTGATTTATTTAGTTCTTTAGTTATTCAAGATGCTGGTGGACGTATGAAGCCTGCCCACACCTTTGCTTCAGAATTAGTTAGAAAAGTAGCCCATGTAGATAAATTTAAAGACATGGATCCTAGCCAGATTTTACTTTCAATTACAGAAAGTCCGATGCTTTGGTTAAACGTTCCCTTTGTGTATCTGGAAAAAGGGAATACACAAATTAGAGAAATTTTAGGGCTTTCTGAAGATACTGAATATGCTCGTTTTATTGATTTTTACAACCCTGATGGCTCTTCAAAAATTAGCAAACTTGTTGTTGAAGCTGAGAAGAAAAGGATTCAAAATAAATTTGAACAAGATGCTATTAAGATTGAAAGAAGAGTTTGGTTGTTATCGCAAGCTTTAGGAGGTGGTATATTACGTATTTATCCAATTCCTAACGACGAAAATAACAAATGGGTTTCGCAGCCCGAAACACTACAGGCAAATTTTAAAGGAACAGATTCTGTTTTTGTTCGTCAGTCATTACCCGTATATTTACAGTTATTACAAGCATCAAAAAAATCGGGAGATTATACTGAAACCAATAAGGTTTTAAATGGAATTAAGAAATTCCAACAAAAATTTGGTTCAGAAGTTATTCCTTCTAAAGACAAAATCGATTTAGAAATAGCTTACAATAAGTTAAATATTTTTGTAAAACTTTCTAAATATTACGGATACGTAAGTTTACTTTTAATTGTTTTTGTTTTCTTACAAATTTTTAATAACAAACCATGGGTTAACTATATAGTTAAGATACTTATAGGAATTGTTATTTTCCTTTTCGTTTTTCATGTATTAGGATTAACAGCTAGATGGTATATTAGTGGCAATGCCCCTTGGAGTAATGCTTATGAGTCCATTATTTTTGTAGGTTTAGCAACTATGTTATTTGGGTTAATTCTAGGAAAAAAATCTTCATTAACCATAGCTGCTACAACATTTTTAGTCTCGATTATTTTAGCTTTTGCTCACCAAAATTGGTTAGACCCTGAGATTGCTAACTTACAACCAGTATTAAACTCTTGGTGGCTATATGTACACGTTTCTATAATTGTTGCTGCTTACGGACCTTTCTTCTTAGGAATGATTCTTGGTGTATTTGCTTTGTTTTTAATCGTTTTCACCAACAAGAAGAACAAAAAGAAAATGGATTTACACATTAAAGAATTAACTATTATAAACGAAATGGCATTAACTGTTGGTTTAGTAATGTTTACGATTGGTAACTTTTTAGGTGGAATGTGGGCAAATGAAAGCTGGGGACGTTATTGGGGATGGGACCCTAAAGAGACTTGGGCTTTAGTTTCTATTATGATATATTCTTTTGTATTACATATGCGTTTAATACCAGGTTTACGAGGAAGATACACTTTCAATTTAGTTTCTATTTTAGCCATCTCATCAATTATGATGACTTACATGGGGGTTAATTTTTACTTATCTGGCCTACATTCTTATGCAAGTGGTGATAAAGTAGTTACGCCAGCATCAGTTTATTATTCTTTAGCTTTTGTTGCTGTTTTAGGAACTCTTGCTTGGATAAAAAACAAAAAGTATTACAAAAAATAA
- the cdd gene encoding cytidine deaminase, protein MKKIDVTTKATVFDNISQLSTEDAFLIQKAIEARQKAYAPYSKFNVGAAVLLDNGQVVLGNNQESAAYPSGMCAERVAIWKAGSEYPNMKVLKIAITAASENSTVDKPVGPCGACRQTLSEYEINQKQPIEILFTGEVGQIVKTESLLSLLPFSFDSSYL, encoded by the coding sequence ATGAAGAAAATTGACGTAACTACTAAAGCAACTGTATTTGATAATATATCACAATTATCAACTGAAGATGCTTTTTTAATTCAAAAAGCTATTGAGGCAAGACAAAAAGCTTACGCTCCTTACTCTAAATTTAATGTTGGAGCTGCTGTATTACTAGACAATGGTCAAGTTGTTTTAGGAAACAATCAAGAAAGCGCTGCTTATCCTTCAGGTATGTGCGCAGAACGAGTAGCTATTTGGAAAGCGGGCTCTGAATACCCTAACATGAAAGTACTAAAAATAGCCATTACTGCTGCTTCTGAAAACTCTACGGTAGATAAACCTGTTGGTCCTTGTGGAGCTTGTCGTCAAACATTATCAGAATATGAAATCAACCAAAAACAACCAATTGAAATACTATTTACAGGAGAAGTTGGACAAATAGTAAAAACGGAATCGTTACTTTCATTATTACCTTTTTCATTTGATAGCTCATATTTGTAA
- a CDS encoding N-acetylglucosamine kinase translates to MVLIADGGSTKADWIALDDTKKEVFRTTTLGLNPSVLTKDEMLSTINNANNLLKIQNDTLQVHFYGAGCGSPKAAKSLQNVLKSIFKKATVFVSEDTLAAVYASTGKNPGIVCILGTGSNSCYYDGKDMITTAPSLGYTIMDEASGNYFGKKLLRDFYYNKMPKKIASAFKTSFELDTDTVKINLYKKPYPNMYLASFAKFMLEYRDEKYVRKMIKKGVQEFFKYRILPFEKNSQTPIYFIGSIAYYFQDILDNVASKNNLSITNVIQRPIDNLVNFHRNNSF, encoded by the coding sequence ATGGTTTTAATTGCCGATGGTGGTTCTACTAAAGCTGATTGGATAGCTCTCGATGATACTAAAAAAGAAGTTTTTAGAACAACTACTCTAGGTCTAAACCCGTCTGTTTTAACAAAAGATGAAATGCTTAGCACAATAAATAATGCTAACAACTTATTAAAAATACAAAACGACACTTTACAAGTCCACTTTTATGGAGCTGGTTGTGGAAGTCCTAAAGCTGCTAAAAGTTTACAAAATGTTCTAAAATCTATCTTTAAAAAAGCAACTGTATTTGTTTCTGAAGATACCTTAGCCGCTGTTTATGCTAGTACTGGTAAAAATCCTGGTATTGTGTGTATCTTAGGAACAGGTTCTAACAGCTGTTATTATGATGGAAAAGACATGATTACTACAGCTCCATCACTTGGCTACACTATTATGGATGAAGCTAGCGGGAATTATTTTGGCAAAAAATTATTACGTGATTTTTACTATAATAAAATGCCAAAAAAAATAGCTTCAGCATTTAAAACTTCTTTTGAACTTGATACTGATACCGTAAAAATAAACCTATATAAAAAACCATATCCAAATATGTATTTAGCTTCTTTTGCTAAATTTATGCTGGAGTATAGAGATGAAAAATACGTCAGAAAAATGATAAAAAAAGGAGTTCAAGAGTTTTTCAAGTATCGTATTCTTCCTTTTGAAAAAAATAGTCAAACACCAATTTATTTTATCGGATCAATTGCTTATTACTTTCAGGATATATTAGACAATGTCGCCTCTAAAAATAATTTATCTATTACTAATGTAATTCAACGTCCTATTGATAATTTGGTTAACTTTCACCGAAATAATTCTTTTTAA
- a CDS encoding 3-oxoacyl-ACP synthase III family protein, protein MKKSVITGTGSFIPSIKKENANFNNHSFLNADGTSFDNPNPIIIEKFKSITGIEERRYAKDEYKASDLGFFAAQKAIKDAKINQEELDYIIFAHNFGDVKKNAIQSDILPSLATRVKHLLQIKTPNCVAYDILFGCPGWVEGVIQAQAFIKAGIATKCLVIGGETLSRVVDMNDRDSMIYSDGAGACIIEATDKNDSGILSHASQTFTKDEAYFLFFGNSNDKNKDKDVRYIKMHGRKIYEFALTNVPKAMQTALDKSGVAIDDVKKIFIHQANEKMDEAIIKRFYRLYKKPIPEGVMPMSIHKLGNSSVATVPTLLDLVLKGNIENQEVKKGDVIILASVGAGMNINAIVYKI, encoded by the coding sequence ATGAAGAAATCAGTAATTACAGGAACAGGTTCATTTATCCCATCTATCAAAAAGGAAAATGCTAACTTTAATAATCATTCATTTTTAAATGCCGATGGAACATCTTTTGACAACCCTAACCCTATAATTATTGAAAAATTCAAATCCATTACTGGCATTGAAGAACGTCGTTACGCTAAAGATGAATATAAAGCTTCAGATTTAGGTTTTTTTGCTGCGCAAAAAGCTATTAAAGACGCTAAAATTAATCAAGAAGAATTAGATTATATTATTTTTGCTCATAATTTTGGTGATGTTAAAAAGAATGCCATTCAAAGTGACATTCTTCCAAGTTTAGCTACTCGTGTAAAACATTTGTTACAAATAAAAACCCCTAACTGTGTTGCCTACGATATTTTATTTGGTTGTCCTGGTTGGGTTGAAGGTGTCATTCAAGCACAAGCGTTTATAAAAGCAGGAATTGCTACAAAATGTTTAGTTATTGGTGGTGAGACTTTATCAAGGGTTGTTGACATGAATGACCGTGACTCTATGATTTATAGTGATGGTGCTGGTGCCTGCATCATAGAAGCTACTGATAAAAATGACAGTGGAATTTTAAGCCATGCTTCACAAACCTTTACTAAAGATGAAGCCTACTTTTTATTTTTTGGAAATTCAAACGATAAAAACAAAGACAAAGACGTACGCTACATTAAGATGCATGGAAGAAAAATTTATGAATTTGCCTTAACCAATGTTCCAAAAGCTATGCAAACTGCTTTAGATAAAAGTGGTGTAGCTATTGATGATGTAAAAAAAATATTCATTCATCAGGCCAATGAAAAAATGGATGAAGCTATTATTAAACGCTTTTATCGTTTGTACAAAAAACCAATTCCTGAAGGTGTTATGCCAATGAGCATTCATAAATTAGGAAATAGTTCAGTAGCAACCGTACCTACCCTACTTGATTTAGTTTTAAAAGGAAATATTGAAAACCAAGAAGTAAAAAAAGGAGATGTTATTATTTTAGCATCAGTAGGTGCTGGTATGAATATTAATGCTATAGTTTACAAGATTTAA
- the porV gene encoding type IX secretion system outer membrane channel protein PorV produces MKKLSIVLFFVCFTLQNKAQAQTSINTTAMPFLLITPDARAGGMGDIGVATSSDAYSIFHNPAKTAFNQNKISIGLNYTPWLRNLTDDIFVGGGSYVNRYSEKSAWGVDLKYFSLGEVNLTDTNGGSNGIENPNELAITGIYSLKLSENFSMGIGLKYIHSNYKIRSNDSNLDAVNSFAVDVSGYYQSKEKNFGSFNGRYRLGFNIANIGPKVEYSPGVPNFIPTNAKIGGGFDFIFDDKNILGLNLELTKLLVPSSPNSERSWFEGMFTSLGDRSFSEELQETTWALGAEYLYNNAFALRAGYFHESEEKGQRQYFTLGTGFTARAFTLDLSYLINTAAVNNPLENTLRFSLSFDLGELYEVY; encoded by the coding sequence ATGAAAAAATTATCTATCGTATTATTTTTTGTGTGCTTTACCCTTCAAAATAAAGCGCAAGCCCAAACATCAATAAACACAACGGCAATGCCTTTCTTATTGATTACACCTGATGCTCGTGCTGGTGGTATGGGAGATATTGGAGTAGCTACCTCTTCAGATGCTTATTCAATTTTTCATAACCCTGCAAAAACTGCATTTAATCAAAATAAAATTAGCATAGGACTCAATTACACGCCTTGGCTTAGAAACTTAACTGACGATATTTTTGTTGGTGGAGGCTCTTACGTTAATAGGTACAGTGAAAAATCTGCTTGGGGTGTTGACTTAAAATACTTTTCTCTTGGAGAAGTTAATTTAACAGATACTAATGGCGGTTCTAATGGAATTGAAAACCCAAATGAATTAGCTATTACTGGTATTTATTCATTAAAGTTGAGTGAAAATTTTTCTATGGGTATAGGTTTAAAGTATATTCATTCTAATTATAAAATCAGAAGTAATGACTCCAACTTAGATGCAGTTAATTCTTTTGCAGTTGATGTTTCTGGTTATTATCAATCTAAGGAAAAAAACTTTGGAAGCTTTAATGGTCGTTACCGATTAGGTTTTAATATCGCTAATATTGGCCCAAAAGTAGAATATAGTCCTGGTGTTCCTAACTTCATCCCAACCAATGCAAAAATTGGTGGTGGTTTTGATTTCATTTTTGATGACAAAAACATTTTGGGACTTAACTTGGAACTTACAAAATTACTTGTTCCTTCAAGTCCTAACTCAGAGAGAAGTTGGTTTGAAGGAATGTTTACATCTTTAGGAGACAGAAGTTTTAGTGAAGAATTGCAAGAAACTACATGGGCTTTAGGTGCAGAATATCTGTATAACAATGCCTTTGCTCTTAGAGCTGGTTATTTTCATGAGAGTGAAGAAAAAGGACAACGTCAATACTTTACCTTAGGTACAGGATTTACTGCTAGAGCTTTTACTTTAGATTTATCTTATTTAATAAATACTGCAGCTGTTAACAACCCGTTAGAAAATACATTACGGTTTTCTTTATCTTTTGATTTAGGAGAACTATATGAAGTATATTAA